A window of the Anoplopoma fimbria isolate UVic2021 breed Golden Eagle Sablefish chromosome 17, Afim_UVic_2022, whole genome shotgun sequence genome harbors these coding sequences:
- the rbck1 gene encoding ranBP-type and C3HC4-type zinc finger-containing protein 1 — translation MASEVTPRVDLNEAEELSLSLSEALSSGDEQEAVQLCQRLSKLSVPVSVRVNSQAYPQESIRLRVGVEDAQSDAGIPVTVSASPDMTIAQLKDKISHDFGFAPPLQRWVIGKRLAKDGETLYSHGVRSDGDQAFLFILSAHAARFTLHQHKQDQDQQRLDGIMESMQLLPRGLGRGGGGVKTAAPPKRPYIPPPPPPKPAVPPKPQVGWACPKCTFFNKPTRPGCEMCGEDRPEDYQVPDIYQPDQQEVLRIQQEGLAMLQYEQAQQEERDRNFLNLLATEDQNLIPNATEADCPICFSHLEEEEGVVLRECLHTFCRDCLKATIVNSHDAEVPCPENCESKLLDREIQALLTEEEHQRFLELRLSIAESRSEHSFHCQTPNCRGWCIYEDEVNEFNCELCKETNCILCRAIHPGMNCKDYQDDLRIRAENDQAAQQTKQMLESMLQNGEAMKCPRCDIVVQKKDGCDWICCLMCKTEICWVTKQARWGPNGNGDTSGGCKCRVNNQPCHPNCQNCH, via the exons ATGGCCTCTGAAGTTACACCGAGAGTCGATCTGAATGAGG CGGAAGAACTGTCCCTCTCCCTGAGCGAAGCCCTCAGCAGTGGGGACGAACAGGAAGCTGTCCAACTTTGTCAGCGACTGTCCAAACTCTCTGTCCCAGTGTCCGTCCGCGTCAACAGTCAGGCCTACCCTCAGGAATCCATAAG GTTGCGGGTTGGAGTGGAGGATGCTCAGTCAGATGCCGGCATCCCAGTGACTGTTTCGGCTTCTCCCGACATGACAATTGCACAACTTAAAGACAAG aTAAGCCATGACTTTGGTTTCGCCCCCCCTCTGCAGCGCTGGGTGATCGGGAAGCGGTTGGCTAAAGACGGTGAGACGTTGTACAGCCACGGTGTCCGTTCAGACGGAGACCAGGCCTTCCTGTTCATCCTCTCTGCCCATGCTGCTCGTTTCACACTGCACCAACACAAGCAGGACCAGGATCAGCAACGCCTAGATG gcATCATGGAGTCGATGCAACTTCTTCCCAGAGGGCTGGGCAGAGGTGGTGGTGGCGTGAAGACAGCTGCTCCTCCCAAGCGTCCAtacattcctcctcctcctcctcctaaacCTGCGGTGCCTCCTAAACCTCAG gtgggCTGGGCCTGCCCTAAGTGTACGTTCTTCAACAAACCGACGCGTCCTGGCTGTGAGATGTGTGGAGAAGATCGGCCAGAGGACTACCAGGTGCCCGACATCTACCAGCCGGACCAGCAGGAGGTTCTTCGAATTCAGCAGGAAGGGCTGGCCATGTTGCAGTACGAACAG GCTCAGCAGGAGGAACGAGACAGGAATTTCCTGAATTTGTTGGCAACGGAAGACCAGAACCTTATCCCCAACGCCACCGAGGCCGACTGTCCTATCTGCTTCTCTCAcctagaggaagaggagggcgtCGTGCTCAGAGAGTGTCTACACACCTTCTGCAG GGATTGTCTAAAAGCGACAATAGTGAACAGTCATGATGCTGAGGTGCCCTGTCCTGAGAATTGTGAAAGCAAGCTGCTGGACCGAGAGATCCAAGCG CTGCTCACAGAAGAGGAGCACCAGCGCTTTCTGGAGTTGCGTCTGAGCATCGCAGAAAGCCGCTCAGAGCACAGCTTCCACTGTCAGACGCCCAACTGTCGAGGGTGGTGCATCTACGAGGACGAAGTCAACGAGTTCAACTGTGAACTCTGCAAAGAAACCAACTGCATTCTCTGCAGG gccaTCCATCCAGGCATGAATTGCAAAGACTACCAGGATGACCTGCGCATCCGAGCAGAGAACGACCAGGCGGCTCAGCAAACTAAGCAGATGCTGGAG AGCATGCTACAGAACGGGGAGGCCATGAAATGTCCACGGTGTGACATCGTCGTCCAGAAGAAAGATGGCTGTGATTGGATCTGCTGTTTGATGTGCAAGACAGAAATCTGCTGGGTCACCAAACAAGCTCGCTGGGgaccaaat GGCAACGGCGACACATCTGGGGGCTGTAAATGCCGAGTCAATAATCAGCCTTGCCATCCCAACTGCCAAAATTGCCACTGA
- the tbc1d20 gene encoding TBC1 domain family member 20: MYSNEDTARRGDTTMYNSGGASSPGVDRDSKRKRKIADITHALSVRPVDVAALRRMAISEGGLLTDEIRCQVWPWLLNVPPHVLEQEPETVERENNKDYNQVLLDVQRSLRRFPPGMPDEQREGLQEELIDIILLVLKRNSQLHYYQGYHDIVVTFLLVLGERLATALVEKLSTHHLRDFMDPTMDNTKHILNYLMPIIERVNPEVHDFMQQAEVGTVFALSWLITWFGHVLSDFRHVVRLYDFFLACHPLMPIYFAAVIVLYREEEVLECECDMAMVHHLLSQIPQDLPYETLISRAGDLFVQFPPSELAREVASHDSMAASTFKDFDLASTQQRPDSVLRRRRRQKQAALERSAASAVAAVAQPSVARRFVRLAVMGLTVALGAAALAVVNTALEWAPKLDLFP; encoded by the exons ATGTACTCTAACGAGGACACAGCAAGAAGAGGAGACACGACAATGTATAACTCTGGTGGTGCCTCGTCCCCGGGGGTCG ACCGGGACAGCAAACGGAAGAGGAAGATTGCAGACATCACACATGCCCTCAGTGTGAGGCCAGTGGATGTGGCCGCTCTGAGGAGGATGGCTATCAGTGAAGGAGGTCTGCTGACCGATGAGATACGCTGTCAAGTGTGGCCTTGGCTCCTAAACGTCCCTCCTCACGTGTTGGAGCAAGAGCCAG AAACTGTAGAGCGGGAGAATAACAAGGACTACAACCAGGTGCTACTGGATGTCCAGCGCTCGCTGCGGAGGTTCCCACCTG GTATGCCAGATGAGCAGAGGGAGGGTCTCCAGGAAGAACTAATTGACATCATCCTCCTAGTTCTGAAACGCAATTCCCAGCTGCACTACTACCAAGGATACCATGACATTGTTGTCACCTTCTTATTGGTCCTGGGAGAGCGCCTCGCTACTGCTCTTGTGGAAAAGCTCTCCACGCACCACCTCAG GGACTTCATGGATCCTACCATGGACAACACGAAACACATTCTTAACTATTTGATGCCCATCATTGAGAGGGTCAACCCTGAAGTGCATGACTTCATGCAACA GGCTGAGGTGGGGACAGTCTTCGCTCTCAGTTGGCTGATCACCTGGTTTGGTCACGTCCTGTCAGACTTCCGCCATGTTGTCCGGTTGTATGACTTCTTCCTGGCCTGCCATCCGTTGATGCCCATCTACTTTGCTGCTGTG ATTGTGCTGTACAGAGAAGAGGAAGTGTTGGAGTGTGAATGTGATATGGCGATGGTTCATCACCTGCTGTCTCAGATTCCCCAGGATCTGCCATATGAGACCCTCATCAGCCGAGCCGGAGACCTCTTTGTCCAGTTCCCTCCCTCTGAACTGGCCCGAGAGGTGGCCTCACATGACAG CATGGCAGCCTCTACCTTTAAGGACTTTGACCTTGCGTCCACTCAACAGCGACCAGACTCAGTTCTCCGTCGTCGACGCAGACAGAAACAGGCTGCACTGGAGAGGTCGGCAGCGAGCGCAGTAGCGGCGGTGGCCCAGCCTTCGGTGGCGCGGCGGTTTGTTCGACTAGCCGTCATGGGTCTCACGGTGGCTTTAGGCGCGGCTGCTCTCGCTGTGGTCAACACTGCCCTGGAGTGGGCCCCCAAACTGGACTTGTTTCCTTGA